Proteins found in one Candidatus Aegiribacteria sp. genomic segment:
- a CDS encoding 3-isopropylmalate dehydratase large subunit produces MGETFAVKVLGRAAGKKVREGEIVFVEPDYILTHDNSSAIIGKFESTVPGGKVKYPGRLAIVLDHVTPAASSKNAAGHMKIREFVREQGITNFFDIGTGICHQVMPEMGLVKPGSIVVGSDSHTCTYGAFNCFATGIDRTEAAGIWITGRTWFRVPETMNIELNGSFDAAVSSKDLILTIIGDVGAGGANYMAVEFNGPAVGGLRISDRMTIANMGIEMGAKIAAFPANMLTSKYLQDLGMDTSGAVWSDHDAEYASSLEYDLSDIIPVIACPHQVDNVVPVEEMAGMKIDQVFLGTCTNGRAEDLKAAADILRGERVHAGVRMIIAPASRKQYLRAMKMGVMQDLVESGAVVLPPGCGPCLGAHQGVLAPGEKCLSTANRNFKGRMGEKEAEIYLSSPETAAASAIAGKIVDPREVLR; encoded by the coding sequence ATGGGAGAAACTTTTGCGGTAAAAGTTCTTGGCCGGGCAGCTGGAAAGAAGGTCAGGGAAGGTGAGATAGTGTTCGTTGAACCGGATTATATCCTTACTCATGATAACAGTTCAGCGATAATAGGCAAGTTCGAATCCACCGTTCCGGGGGGGAAGGTAAAGTATCCCGGAAGGTTGGCTATTGTGCTCGACCACGTCACACCCGCAGCTTCAAGCAAGAACGCAGCGGGTCACATGAAGATACGGGAATTTGTCAGGGAACAGGGAATAACCAACTTTTTCGATATTGGAACCGGCATTTGTCATCAGGTCATGCCTGAAATGGGGCTTGTCAAACCAGGATCGATTGTCGTCGGCAGCGACAGCCATACATGCACTTACGGTGCGTTCAACTGCTTCGCAACCGGTATTGACAGAACCGAAGCCGCCGGTATCTGGATAACCGGCAGAACCTGGTTCAGAGTACCCGAAACGATGAATATCGAACTTAACGGATCCTTTGATGCCGCTGTTTCCAGTAAAGACCTGATTCTAACCATAATTGGAGATGTGGGAGCGGGCGGCGCGAACTATATGGCTGTTGAGTTCAATGGTCCAGCTGTCGGAGGGCTCAGGATATCCGATAGAATGACAATCGCCAACATGGGAATTGAAATGGGTGCCAAGATCGCCGCATTCCCGGCCAATATGTTAACAAGTAAATACTTACAGGATCTGGGTATGGATACCAGTGGTGCCGTCTGGAGTGATCATGACGCTGAATACGCGAGTTCGCTGGAGTATGACCTTTCGGATATAATCCCTGTTATTGCATGTCCCCATCAGGTTGATAACGTTGTCCCGGTCGAAGAAATGGCCGGCATGAAGATAGACCAGGTTTTCCTTGGAACCTGCACCAACGGCAGGGCGGAGGACTTAAAAGCGGCAGCAGACATCCTCAGAGGTGAAAGGGTTCACGCAGGCGTAAGGATGATAATTGCCCCGGCTTCCAGAAAGCAATACCTCAGGGCGATGAAAATGGGTGTCATGCAGGATCTTGTTGAATCGGGAGCGGTCGTTCTGCCCCCCGGTTGCGGACCATGCCTTGGAGCGCATCAGGGAGTTCTGGCTCCCGGTGAGAAATGTCTTTCAACAGCAAACCGGAATTTCAAGGGAAGAATGGGTGAAAAAGAGGCTGAGATATACCTTTCCAGCCCGGAAACGGCAGCTGCTTCGGCCATAGCAGGCAAAATAGTGGATCCAAGGGAGGTACTCAGATGA
- a CDS encoding 3-isopropylmalate dehydratase — MTVFYYPQNDINTDLLFPGKYTYTCATGPEIKEHLLEDLDPAFAGAVQPGDIIIAGENFGCGSSREQPSLGLKYVGVKAVIAKSFARIFYRSAINQGLLLVQSPEAVDYFTEGDEIAIDPASGEVHVGSSIFTFPPLPDEMLDILKDGGLLNHIKKEYTTGDEA; from the coding sequence ATGACTGTGTTCTACTATCCTCAGAACGATATCAACACCGATCTGCTCTTTCCGGGCAAGTACACCTACACCTGTGCAACAGGTCCCGAGATAAAGGAGCATCTCCTGGAAGACCTCGATCCTGCCTTTGCTGGAGCTGTTCAACCCGGAGACATAATAATCGCGGGTGAGAACTTCGGATGCGGATCGAGCAGGGAGCAGCCTTCCCTCGGATTAAAATATGTAGGCGTAAAAGCCGTAATCGCGAAATCATTCGCCAGGATATTTTATAGAAGCGCCATTAACCAGGGACTGCTTCTTGTCCAGAGTCCGGAAGCTGTGGATTATTTCACAGAAGGCGATGAGATAGCGATAGATCCAGCCTCAGGAGAGGTGCACGTTGGCAGCAGTATATTTACTTTTCCTCCGCTGCCTGATGAGATGCTCGATATCCTCAAGGATGGCGGACTGCTTAATCACATCAAGAAGGAATACACTACGGGAGATGAAGCGTGA
- a CDS encoding outer membrane beta-barrel protein, with amino-acid sequence MRFNTVIQITLLIMVSVLPSAASDGISVSVGPMISNLAPMDSVYENRFLTPGTSAGIAVDIDAPGILDFRITGEYFWKNSSPIGWDGELSAFLISIMPLAEYNVFKKLSVFAGAGGVFITGKYSGTDDFGEYVEAQGNSAGFTFSVGAEVNLLGPVSGRMEYRRSFANITMDSAVIDGVESSVYPAAEADLGSSQFSITFPVSLFGSEGSIF; translated from the coding sequence GTGAGATTCAATACAGTGATTCAGATTACCTTGCTCATAATGGTCTCCGTTCTACCGAGTGCTGCATCCGATGGTATTTCGGTCAGCGTGGGGCCGATGATTTCGAATCTGGCTCCGATGGATTCGGTTTACGAAAACAGGTTTCTCACTCCTGGGACATCGGCAGGCATCGCTGTAGATATCGATGCGCCCGGGATACTGGACTTCAGAATTACAGGGGAATACTTCTGGAAAAACTCTTCCCCGATCGGCTGGGATGGCGAATTGAGCGCATTTCTGATTTCGATTATGCCCCTGGCGGAGTACAATGTTTTCAAAAAGCTCTCCGTTTTCGCGGGAGCAGGCGGAGTTTTTATAACCGGGAAGTACAGCGGAACGGATGATTTTGGAGAATATGTTGAAGCTCAGGGAAATTCAGCAGGTTTTACCTTTTCAGTTGGAGCCGAGGTAAATCTTCTCGGTCCCGTGTCCGGCAGGATGGAGTACAGGCGGTCTTTTGCCAATATAACAATGGACAGCGCAGTAATTGACGGAGTGGAATCCTCGGTTTATCCGGCAGCCGAAGCTGATCTTGGAAGTTCCCAGTTCAGCATTACTTTCCCCGTAAGTTTATTCGGTAGTGAAGGATCGATTTTCTGA
- a CDS encoding phosphoglucosamine mutase, translated as MKPIISGSGIRGIFGKSLTVANAAEFASAFGVLSGRGPVVVGRDTRRSGPAVEAAVSAGLMSVGCDPILLGIVPTPTVQLEAMKEGIRGGIAITSSHNPGEWNALKLIGGDGVFLRSDDRERLMVLLSTEMKHSDYREVGIPRELSGAVERHIEGVLSLPWLVSEGRPLSAVLDVTGGAAAPFAPMLMDRLGVEFTVINSEMTPSGDFPRVAEPTVESLRELSDAVKDENADIGFAFDPDGDRLALVDENGRIIGEDYTVALAIDFILAERPGPAVVNLSTSRLAEDAAGKHGCRLYRSPVGEVNVVEEMEKRGAIIGGEGNGGVIDRAFHAGRDSGVAMACAVSFLRSYPGSSIGTWAESYPSYSMFKRKLPFKAEFEVLKSRLLEEFGPADDTRDGLWYSRDGGWMHIRPSGTEPVVRFIAENRENGYIDNDFRIFSITMENLCAE; from the coding sequence ATGAAACCAATAATCAGCGGATCAGGAATAAGGGGTATATTCGGCAAGTCCCTTACAGTTGCCAACGCCGCGGAATTCGCTTCCGCGTTCGGGGTTCTCTCCGGCAGGGGGCCTGTTGTAGTCGGCAGAGATACCAGAAGAAGCGGACCCGCGGTAGAGGCAGCCGTATCCGCAGGTCTTATGTCCGTGGGTTGTGACCCGATTCTCCTGGGGATTGTGCCTACTCCTACCGTACAGCTTGAAGCCATGAAGGAAGGAATACGCGGAGGAATTGCCATTACCTCAAGCCATAATCCCGGTGAATGGAACGCTCTGAAACTCATCGGAGGTGATGGTGTTTTCCTGAGGTCAGATGACAGAGAACGATTGATGGTATTACTCAGCACCGAAATGAAACATTCTGATTACAGAGAAGTCGGGATTCCCCGCGAATTGAGCGGAGCCGTGGAAAGGCATATCGAAGGTGTACTTTCGTTGCCATGGCTGGTTTCTGAAGGAAGACCGCTTTCAGCGGTTCTTGATGTTACTGGAGGCGCGGCTGCTCCTTTCGCTCCGATGCTGATGGACAGGCTGGGAGTTGAATTCACCGTGATCAATTCCGAAATGACACCTTCTGGTGATTTCCCACGGGTTGCTGAACCAACCGTTGAGAGCCTCAGGGAACTGTCCGACGCGGTTAAAGATGAGAACGCCGATATTGGTTTTGCTTTTGATCCGGATGGAGACAGGCTTGCCCTTGTAGACGAGAATGGAAGAATTATTGGCGAGGATTACACGGTTGCACTGGCAATAGATTTTATACTTGCAGAAAGGCCGGGTCCGGCTGTTGTTAACCTCTCTACCTCCAGACTGGCGGAAGATGCCGCCGGGAAACATGGCTGCAGGCTGTACCGCAGCCCGGTGGGAGAGGTCAACGTTGTGGAGGAAATGGAAAAACGTGGAGCCATCATAGGCGGCGAGGGTAACGGTGGAGTCATCGACCGGGCTTTTCACGCTGGCCGGGACAGCGGTGTGGCAATGGCCTGCGCGGTTTCATTTTTAAGAAGTTATCCCGGTTCCAGTATAGGAACCTGGGCAGAAAGCTATCCATCCTACAGCATGTTCAAGAGAAAGCTTCCATTCAAAGCTGAGTTCGAGGTCTTGAAATCCCGCCTTCTGGAAGAGTTCGGTCCGGCGGACGATACGAGAGACGGTTTATGGTATTCCCGGGATGGAGGCTGGATGCATATCAGACCATCAGGTACGGAACCTGTGGTCAGGTTCATTGCCGAGAACAGGGAAAATGGTTACATTGATAATGACTTCCGGATATTCAGTATTACAATGGAGAATTTATGTGCGGAATAG